A single window of Salvia splendens isolate huo1 chromosome 8, SspV2, whole genome shotgun sequence DNA harbors:
- the LOC121745136 gene encoding zinc finger protein CO3-like isoform X2, translating to MYGSSRGELPYDYTSEFPPAPLFIPIPGAEHDSLSALRSEIGYTSSGCSSYGGSPTPYSPTQMQRSISSLSLHGNMDVYSAINSSSPAYCDYDTTSVRKVLSTGDLQQQQQQQSPRMNSPLMNESSIIESMSRASPYSPEEKKERIERYKSKRNLRNFNKKIKYECRKTLADSRPRIRGRFARNDETDKAPQTQSQWEEHNQDEDDENWINFIDSFSANLMP from the exons ATGTACGGAAGCAGCAGGGGCGAACTCCCCTACGACTACACCTCCGAATTCCCACCGGCGCCGCTTTTCATACCCATCCCCGGAGCCGAGCACGACTCCCTATCGGCATTGAGGTCGGAGATCGGATACACCAGCAGCGGCTGCAGCAGCTACGGTGGCTCCCCCACCCCCTACAGCCCCACCCAGATGCAGCGCAGTATCAGCAGCCTCTCTCTTCATGGAAACATGGACGTCTACTCCGCCATCAACTCCTCCTCCCCCGCCTACTGCGACTACGACACCACCTCCGTCAGGAAGGTCCTCAGCACCGGCGATTTGCAG cagcagcagcagcagcagagcCCGAGAATGAACAGTCCGTTGATGAACGAGAGCAGTATTATAGAGAGCATGAGTAGAGCCAGTCCATACAGCCCCgaggagaagaaagagagaatcgagagatacaaaagCAAGAGGAATCTTAGGAATTTCAACAAGAAGATAAAG TACGAGTGCAGGAAGACGTTAGCAGACAGCCGGCCGCGAATAAGGGGGAGATTCGCCAGGAACGACGAAACAGACAAGGCACCTCAGACTCAATCTCAATGGGAAGAGCACAACCAAGACGAGGATGATGAAAACTGGATCAATTTTATTGATTCGTTTTCGGCCAATCTCATGCCCTAA
- the LOC121745136 gene encoding zinc finger protein CO3-like isoform X1 codes for MYGSSRGELPYDYTSEFPPAPLFIPIPGAEHDSLSALRSEIGYTSSGCSSYGGSPTPYSPTQMQRSISSLSLHGNMDVYSAINSSSPAYCDYDTTSVRKVLSTGDLQQQQQQQQSPRMNSPLMNESSIIESMSRASPYSPEEKKERIERYKSKRNLRNFNKKIKYECRKTLADSRPRIRGRFARNDETDKAPQTQSQWEEHNQDEDDENWINFIDSFSANLMP; via the exons ATGTACGGAAGCAGCAGGGGCGAACTCCCCTACGACTACACCTCCGAATTCCCACCGGCGCCGCTTTTCATACCCATCCCCGGAGCCGAGCACGACTCCCTATCGGCATTGAGGTCGGAGATCGGATACACCAGCAGCGGCTGCAGCAGCTACGGTGGCTCCCCCACCCCCTACAGCCCCACCCAGATGCAGCGCAGTATCAGCAGCCTCTCTCTTCATGGAAACATGGACGTCTACTCCGCCATCAACTCCTCCTCCCCCGCCTACTGCGACTACGACACCACCTCCGTCAGGAAGGTCCTCAGCACCGGCGATTTGCAG cagcagcagcagcagcagcagagcCCGAGAATGAACAGTCCGTTGATGAACGAGAGCAGTATTATAGAGAGCATGAGTAGAGCCAGTCCATACAGCCCCgaggagaagaaagagagaatcgagagatacaaaagCAAGAGGAATCTTAGGAATTTCAACAAGAAGATAAAG TACGAGTGCAGGAAGACGTTAGCAGACAGCCGGCCGCGAATAAGGGGGAGATTCGCCAGGAACGACGAAACAGACAAGGCACCTCAGACTCAATCTCAATGGGAAGAGCACAACCAAGACGAGGATGATGAAAACTGGATCAATTTTATTGATTCGTTTTCGGCCAATCTCATGCCCTAA